A part of Streptomyces sp. DSM 40750 genomic DNA contains:
- a CDS encoding DUF3017 domain-containing protein produces MSGAAGTTGSAGSAGAGSAGSAGAGTAGAAEATGTADEVEVRDPISVPDAEGKPVRATRRFPMFTKDTARPEGGGRAASREAPAPVRQWPILVVLGTVGLGLLITALDAFRLGTILIGVALLAGAVLRWTVPDVGMLAVRSRFTDLVTYIVLGSAIVLLALMAQPEPLLQIPVLKDALHFTVGDEAG; encoded by the coding sequence ATGTCAGGTGCGGCGGGGACGACCGGATCGGCCGGGAGTGCCGGGGCCGGGTCGGCCGGGAGTGCCGGTGCCGGGACTGCCGGGGCGGCAGAGGCGACCGGGACCGCCGACGAGGTCGAGGTGCGGGATCCGATCAGCGTGCCGGATGCCGAGGGCAAGCCCGTTCGGGCCACTCGGCGGTTCCCGATGTTCACCAAGGACACGGCGCGGCCCGAGGGCGGTGGCCGGGCGGCCTCGCGCGAGGCACCCGCGCCCGTCCGGCAGTGGCCGATCCTCGTCGTGCTGGGCACCGTGGGGCTCGGGCTGCTGATCACCGCGCTGGACGCGTTCCGGCTCGGCACGATCCTGATCGGGGTCGCTCTGCTCGCCGGCGCGGTGCTGCGCTGGACCGTACCGGACGTCGGCATGCTCGCCGTCCGCTCCCGCTTCACCGACTTGGTCACGTACATCGTCCTGGGCAGCGCCATCGTGCTCCTCGCGCTGATGGCCCAGCCGGAGCCGTTGCTGCAGATTCCCGTCCTGAAGGACGCGCTGCACTTCACGGTGGGCGACGAGGCGGGCTGA
- a CDS encoding helix-turn-helix domain-containing protein, protein MSAWQPLPDELPPEVLHFVEQLRLLKDRTGLSLVALGARTAYSKSSWQRYLNATQPPPRQAVVALCRVAGEDAERFGVRWELAVRVWPRPATQTVPPAEPQNATEAGAEIGSEPYEDDPTLPWWDTPAEEPEPRPPGRVALYAALAVLVALALVGVALIGAVTLR, encoded by the coding sequence ATGAGCGCCTGGCAGCCGCTGCCGGACGAACTCCCCCCGGAGGTACTGCACTTCGTGGAGCAGTTGCGCCTGCTGAAGGACCGCACGGGACTCAGTCTCGTCGCACTGGGCGCGCGCACCGCGTACAGCAAGTCCTCCTGGCAGCGGTACCTCAACGCGACGCAGCCCCCGCCCCGCCAGGCGGTCGTCGCCCTGTGCCGGGTCGCGGGGGAGGACGCCGAACGGTTCGGGGTGCGCTGGGAACTGGCCGTACGGGTCTGGCCGCGCCCGGCGACGCAGACCGTGCCTCCGGCCGAGCCGCAGAACGCCACGGAGGCGGGGGCCGAGATCGGCTCGGAGCCGTACGAGGACGACCCCACGCTCCCCTGGTGGGACACCCCCGCCGAAGAGCCGGAGCCCCGCCCGCCCGGCCGTGTCGCCCTCTACGCCGCGCTCGCCGTCCTGGTCGCCCTGGCCCTCGTCGGCGTCGCGCTGATAGGGGCCGTCACGTTGCGGTGA
- a CDS encoding peptidoglycan-binding domain-containing protein, producing MQHKARLLLAAVAVTASAGLALGAAAPLATASGPHVVDGSGAAYNDWGDEGTLSVNKHSRSNATRLWQSVLYADGAKWKDSSGDLHTFTASDIDGIFGWKTRSATKYWQAQEDLEDVDGIVGKETFGQADGFLDGPYSDGAVTYTGLVNDVAFKRLDGEYYVRIGSKWKVAAYNWRG from the coding sequence ATGCAACACAAGGCCAGGCTGCTGCTCGCGGCCGTCGCCGTGACGGCCTCGGCCGGGCTCGCGCTCGGCGCCGCCGCTCCGCTCGCCACGGCCTCCGGGCCGCACGTCGTCGACGGCTCCGGAGCCGCGTACAACGACTGGGGCGACGAGGGCACGCTGTCCGTCAACAAGCACTCCAGGAGCAACGCGACGCGGCTGTGGCAGAGCGTGCTGTACGCCGACGGTGCCAAGTGGAAGGACTCCAGCGGGGATCTGCACACCTTCACCGCGTCGGACATCGACGGGATCTTCGGCTGGAAGACCCGCTCGGCGACCAAGTACTGGCAGGCGCAGGAGGACCTGGAGGACGTCGACGGGATCGTCGGCAAGGAGACCTTCGGGCAGGCCGACGGCTTCCTGGACGGGCCGTACAGCGACGGCGCGGTCACCTACACGGGCCTCGTGAACGACGTGGCCTTCAAGCGGCTCGACGGGGAGTACTACGTCAGGATCGGCTCGAAGTGGAAGGTCGCCGCGTACAACTGGCGCGGCTGA
- a CDS encoding helix-turn-helix domain-containing protein, whose translation MPRWRALPDELDPQVREFAGQLRRLVDRSGLSIAAVADRTGYSKTSWERYLNGRLLAPKGAIVALAEVTGTNPMHLTTMWELAERAWSRSEMRHDMTMEAIRISQARAALGETGGQSTVKGGKNGRAGRSATATPGVAGPAGVSPTVPPQPRSPSEERISRPPQRGSATPSTSAPSSSPAASPYGGGSGAGAAAGGAPRVSWGAAPSASPSSSSPSSASPSGPAGGPPPSVSSPSSASSARVPAGASVPGDAQVAGGASVPSGVFGPPPGGGGRSDDGDFPPRRRVLMFLAGAVGALVVIAAAFLFTNGDGKDQAGDNPSAPPSTSTGTNADLPAGVKCSGKDCDGKDPETMGCIGNLVRTTDEAVVGTTKVEVRYSKTCQAAWARITGAAQGDEVQVTVGKAKQSAAIEAAGDNIAYTQMIVVKDAGEATACVTLASGQKGCTG comes from the coding sequence ATGCCTCGTTGGAGGGCCTTGCCCGATGAACTCGATCCACAGGTCAGGGAGTTCGCGGGCCAGCTGCGCCGGCTCGTCGACCGCAGTGGACTGAGCATCGCAGCGGTGGCCGACCGCACGGGCTACAGCAAGACGTCCTGGGAGCGGTATCTCAACGGCAGACTGCTCGCGCCGAAAGGCGCGATCGTCGCGTTGGCCGAGGTGACCGGCACCAATCCCATGCATCTGACCACCATGTGGGAGCTGGCCGAGCGTGCCTGGAGCCGCTCGGAGATGCGCCACGACATGACCATGGAAGCGATCCGTATCTCCCAGGCGCGCGCCGCGCTGGGCGAGACGGGGGGCCAGTCGACCGTCAAGGGCGGCAAGAACGGCAGGGCGGGCCGGAGTGCGACCGCGACACCGGGCGTGGCGGGCCCGGCGGGCGTCTCGCCGACGGTCCCGCCGCAGCCGCGCTCCCCGAGCGAGGAGCGCATCTCGCGCCCGCCGCAGAGGGGTTCGGCCACGCCGTCCACCTCGGCACCGTCCTCTTCTCCCGCGGCCTCGCCGTACGGCGGCGGCAGCGGCGCGGGAGCCGCCGCCGGCGGCGCGCCCCGCGTCAGCTGGGGCGCCGCGCCATCGGCGTCGCCGTCGTCTTCATCTCCGTCGTCCGCATCGCCGTCGGGCCCGGCCGGGGGACCACCGCCGTCGGTCTCCTCGCCGTCGTCGGCGTCCTCGGCCCGCGTCCCGGCAGGCGCGTCGGTTCCCGGTGATGCCCAGGTTGCCGGTGGTGCCTCGGTGCCGTCCGGTGTGTTCGGGCCGCCGCCGGGCGGTGGCGGCCGTTCCGACGACGGTGATTTCCCGCCCAGGCGGCGGGTGTTGATGTTCCTCGCGGGAGCCGTCGGCGCGCTCGTCGTGATCGCGGCGGCCTTCCTGTTCACCAACGGTGACGGCAAGGACCAGGCCGGGGACAATCCGTCGGCTCCCCCGTCCACCTCGACCGGCACGAACGCCGACCTCCCGGCCGGTGTGAAGTGCAGCGGCAAGGACTGCGACGGCAAGGACCCGGAGACCATGGGGTGCATCGGCAACCTCGTGCGGACCACCGACGAGGCCGTCGTGGGCACGACCAAGGTCGAGGTCCGCTACAGCAAGACCTGCCAGGCCGCCTGGGCCCGTATCACCGGCGCCGCCCAGGGCGACGAGGTCCAGGTCACGGTCGGCAAGGCCAAGCAGAGCGCCGCCATCGAGGCGGCCGGCGACAACATCGCCTACACCCAGATGATCGTGGTGAAGGACGCGGGCGAAGCCACGGCCTGCGTGACCCTGGCGTCGGGGCAGAAGGGCTGCACGGGGTAG
- a CDS encoding malate dehydrogenase — protein sequence MTRTPVNVTVTGAAGQIGYALLFRIASGQLLGADVPVKLRLLEITPALKAAEGTAMELDDCAFPLLQGIDITDDPNVAFDGANVGLLVGARPRTKGMERGDLLEANGGIFKPQGKAINDHAADDIKVLVVGNPANTNALIAQAAAPDVPAERFTAMTRLDHNRALTQLSKRTGVPVSEIKKLTIWGNHSATQYPDIFHATVAGKNAAEVVNDEKWLAEEFIPTVAKRGAAIIEARGASSAASAANAAIDHIYTWVNGTAEGDWASMGIPSDGSYGVAEGLISSFPVTVKDGKYEIVQGLEINEFSRARIDASVQELAEERDAVRALGLI from the coding sequence ATGACCCGCACTCCCGTGAACGTCACCGTCACCGGCGCGGCCGGCCAGATCGGTTACGCCCTGCTCTTCCGCATCGCCTCTGGCCAGCTGCTCGGCGCGGACGTGCCGGTCAAGCTCCGCCTGCTGGAGATCACGCCGGCGCTGAAGGCCGCCGAGGGCACCGCCATGGAGCTCGACGACTGCGCCTTCCCGCTCCTCCAGGGCATCGACATCACGGACGACCCGAACGTAGCCTTCGACGGCGCCAACGTAGGCCTGCTCGTCGGCGCCCGCCCGCGTACCAAGGGCATGGAGCGCGGCGACCTCCTCGAGGCCAACGGCGGCATCTTCAAGCCGCAGGGCAAGGCCATCAACGACCACGCCGCGGACGACATCAAGGTCCTGGTCGTCGGCAACCCGGCCAACACCAACGCCCTCATCGCCCAGGCCGCCGCGCCGGACGTCCCGGCCGAGCGCTTCACCGCGATGACCCGTCTGGACCACAACCGCGCGCTGACCCAGCTGTCGAAGAGGACGGGCGTCCCGGTCTCCGAGATCAAGAAGCTCACGATCTGGGGCAACCACTCCGCGACCCAGTACCCGGACATCTTCCACGCCACGGTCGCCGGCAAGAACGCCGCCGAGGTCGTGAACGACGAGAAGTGGCTGGCCGAGGAGTTCATCCCGACCGTCGCCAAGCGCGGCGCCGCCATCATCGAGGCCCGTGGCGCCTCGTCGGCCGCCTCCGCCGCCAACGCCGCGATCGACCACATCTACACCTGGGTCAACGGCACCGCCGAAGGTGACTGGGCCTCCATGGGCATCCCGTCCGACGGTTCGTACGGCGTGGCCGAGGGCCTCATCTCCTCCTTCCCCGTCACCGTCAAGGACGGCAAGTACGAGATCGTCCAGGGCCTGGAGATCAACGAGTTCTCCCGCGCCCGTATCGACGCCTCGGTCCAGGAGCTGGCGGAGGAGCGCGACGCGGTCCGCGCGCTCGGCCTCATCTGA
- a CDS encoding helix-turn-helix domain-containing GNAT family N-acetyltransferase, whose amino-acid sequence MEAKQQSEPVAVRDVRSLRRFNRYFTRRIGALDDHYLGQGRPLGEARLLFEIGEVGAGGEGASLRELRARLGLDAGYLSRMVKALEGQGLVRVGVHGGDNRMRVAELTPAGRSEVDEQNRRADALAEGLLRGLSPAQRGELTDALGSARRLLRLAAIRVEVVDGGSDDARACLDAYAADIDERFPEGYDPATLVPPHEVSGASGAFLVAYEEDRAVACGALRTLDPRGRVGEIKHVWVHPGARRLGLARRLLGELEREAAERGFGVVRLDTHASLTEAQAMYRACGYTEIPRYNDDVYGAHFFEKRLATPRRR is encoded by the coding sequence ATGGAGGCCAAGCAGCAGTCCGAACCGGTGGCCGTGCGGGATGTGCGGAGCCTGCGGCGGTTCAACCGTTACTTCACCCGTCGTATCGGGGCGTTGGACGATCACTACCTCGGGCAGGGCCGGCCGCTCGGTGAGGCGCGGCTGCTCTTCGAGATCGGGGAGGTAGGCGCGGGCGGGGAGGGCGCTTCGCTGCGGGAGTTGCGGGCGCGGCTCGGGCTGGATGCCGGGTATCTGAGCCGGATGGTCAAGGCGTTGGAGGGGCAGGGGCTGGTCCGGGTCGGGGTGCATGGCGGGGACAACCGGATGCGGGTCGCCGAGTTGACGCCGGCGGGCCGTTCCGAGGTCGACGAGCAGAACCGGCGGGCCGACGCGCTGGCCGAGGGGCTGTTGCGGGGGCTGAGTCCGGCGCAGCGGGGTGAGTTGACCGATGCGCTGGGGTCCGCTCGGCGGCTGCTGCGGCTCGCCGCGATCCGGGTCGAGGTCGTGGACGGCGGCTCGGACGACGCCCGTGCCTGCCTCGACGCCTACGCGGCCGACATCGACGAACGGTTTCCCGAGGGGTACGACCCGGCCACCCTCGTGCCGCCCCATGAGGTCTCGGGGGCCTCGGGCGCCTTCCTCGTCGCCTACGAGGAGGACCGGGCCGTGGCGTGCGGGGCGCTGCGGACTCTCGACCCCCGGGGCCGGGTCGGGGAGATCAAGCACGTGTGGGTGCATCCCGGAGCCCGTCGGCTCGGGCTCGCCCGGCGGCTGCTCGGGGAGCTGGAACGGGAGGCGGCCGAGCGCGGTTTCGGCGTCGTACGGCTCGATACGCATGCGTCGTTGACGGAGGCTCAGGCGATGTACCGGGCGTGCGGGTACACGGAGATTCCCCGCTACAACGACGACGTGTACGGGGCCCACTTCTTCGAGAAGCGGCTCGCGACGCCACGGCGGCGGTGA
- a CDS encoding glutathionylspermidine synthase family protein: MERRTIEPRPGWQETVEEQGLIYPLTRHPDGSLRPYWDESAYYVFSLPEVEALEEVVEELHGMCLAAAAHIVEQDRFADLGITDPRLVELVTEAWYRRAELPSVYGRFDLRYDGAGPAKLLEYNADTPTSLVEAAGPQWFWMEERFPGADQWNSLHERLVDTWKKQSPLLPPGSPLYFAHSAGDELGEDLMTVAYLKETAEQAGLDTDWISMEDIGWDRLSERFVDKKLRFIRSIFKLYPWEWLTTDRFAPHVLATLDNGGGTGTTMWIEPAWKMLLSNKALLAILWELYPDHPNLLPAYLDGPRELATTVGYVAKPLLGREGAGVTVHDPGAAPVIAEEPCCYQELAPLPTFDGNRVVLGAWVVENESAGLGIRESSGLITDEYARFLPHVIL; encoded by the coding sequence ATGGAACGCCGCACCATCGAACCCCGGCCGGGCTGGCAGGAGACCGTCGAGGAACAGGGGCTCATCTACCCGCTGACCCGCCACCCGGACGGTTCCCTGCGCCCGTACTGGGACGAGAGCGCCTACTACGTCTTCTCCCTCCCCGAGGTCGAGGCGCTGGAGGAGGTCGTCGAGGAGCTGCACGGCATGTGCCTGGCCGCGGCCGCGCACATCGTCGAGCAGGACCGCTTCGCCGACCTCGGCATCACCGACCCACGCCTCGTCGAACTCGTCACCGAGGCCTGGTACCGACGCGCCGAACTGCCCTCCGTCTACGGCCGTTTCGACCTTCGCTACGACGGGGCCGGCCCCGCCAAGCTGCTGGAGTACAACGCCGACACCCCGACCTCGCTCGTCGAGGCGGCCGGCCCCCAGTGGTTCTGGATGGAGGAACGCTTCCCGGGCGCCGACCAGTGGAACTCCCTCCACGAACGCCTCGTCGACACCTGGAAGAAGCAGTCCCCCCTCCTCCCGCCGGGCAGTCCTCTCTACTTCGCGCACTCCGCCGGCGACGAGCTCGGCGAGGACCTGATGACGGTCGCCTATCTGAAGGAGACCGCCGAACAGGCCGGCCTCGACACCGACTGGATCTCCATGGAGGACATCGGCTGGGACCGCCTCTCCGAGCGCTTCGTCGACAAGAAGCTCCGCTTCATCCGCAGCATCTTCAAGCTCTATCCCTGGGAGTGGCTCACCACCGACCGCTTCGCCCCGCACGTCCTCGCCACCCTCGACAACGGCGGCGGCACCGGCACCACGATGTGGATCGAGCCCGCCTGGAAGATGCTCCTCAGCAACAAGGCGCTCCTCGCGATCCTCTGGGAGCTCTACCCCGACCACCCCAACCTCCTCCCCGCCTATCTCGACGGCCCCCGCGAACTGGCCACCACCGTCGGCTACGTCGCCAAGCCCCTCCTCGGCCGTGAGGGCGCCGGCGTCACCGTCCACGACCCGGGCGCCGCCCCCGTCATCGCCGAAGAACCCTGCTGCTACCAGGAGTTGGCCCCCCTCCCGACCTTCGACGGCAACCGCGTCGTCCTCGGCGCCTGGGTCGTCGAGAACGAGTCCGCCGGCCTCGGCATCCGCGAGTCCTCGGGCCTGATCACGGACGAGTACGCCCGCTTCCTCCCCCATGTGATCCTCTGA
- a CDS encoding glycine hydroxymethyltransferase yields the protein MSAEPLSHESTAFRAALDVIRAVEPRVADAIGQEVSDQREMLKLIASENYASPATLLAMGNWFSDKYAEGTIGRRFYAGCRNVDTVESLAAEHAKELFGARHAYVQPHSGIDANLVAFWSVLAQRVEVPALEKAGVRQVNDLSEADWAELRQAFGNQRMLGMSLDAGGHLTHGFRPNISGKMFDQRSYGTDAATGLIDYEALRISAREFKPLIIVAGYSAYPRLVNFRIMREIADEVGATLMVDMAHFAGLVAGKVLTGDFDPVPHAQIVTTTTHKSLRGPRGGMVLCDDSLKDQVDRGCPMVLGGPLPHVMAAKAVALAEARRPAFQDYAQRIVDNSRALAEGLMRRGATLVTGGTDNHLNLIDVATSYGLTGRQAEAALLDSGIVTNRNAIPADPNGAWYTSGIRIGTPALTTRGLGTAEMDEVAGLIDRVLTTTEAGTTKSGAPSKAQHVLDPKVAEEISHRATDLVAGFPLYPEIDLG from the coding sequence ATGTCAGCCGAGCCCCTCTCCCACGAGTCCACCGCCTTCCGTGCCGCCCTCGATGTGATCCGCGCCGTCGAGCCGCGCGTGGCCGATGCCATCGGCCAGGAGGTCTCCGACCAGCGCGAGATGCTCAAGCTGATCGCCTCCGAGAACTACGCCTCCCCGGCCACCCTGCTGGCGATGGGCAACTGGTTCAGCGACAAGTACGCCGAGGGCACCATCGGCCGCCGCTTCTACGCCGGCTGTCGCAACGTCGACACCGTCGAGTCCCTCGCCGCCGAGCACGCCAAGGAACTCTTCGGCGCCCGCCACGCCTACGTCCAGCCGCACTCCGGCATCGACGCCAACCTCGTCGCCTTCTGGTCGGTCCTCGCCCAGCGCGTCGAGGTCCCCGCCCTGGAGAAGGCCGGCGTCCGCCAGGTCAACGACCTCTCCGAGGCCGACTGGGCCGAGCTCCGCCAGGCCTTCGGCAACCAGCGCATGCTCGGCATGTCCCTGGACGCCGGCGGCCACCTCACCCATGGCTTCCGCCCGAACATCTCCGGCAAGATGTTCGACCAGCGCTCCTACGGCACCGACGCCGCCACCGGCCTCATCGACTACGAGGCCCTGCGCATCTCCGCCCGTGAGTTCAAGCCGCTGATCATCGTCGCCGGCTACTCCGCCTACCCCCGTCTCGTGAACTTCCGGATCATGCGCGAGATCGCCGACGAGGTCGGCGCCACGCTCATGGTGGACATGGCACACTTCGCGGGCCTCGTCGCCGGCAAGGTCCTCACCGGCGACTTCGACCCGGTGCCGCACGCCCAGATCGTCACCACGACCACCCACAAGTCGCTGCGCGGCCCGCGCGGCGGCATGGTCCTGTGCGACGACTCCCTCAAGGACCAGGTCGACCGCGGCTGCCCGATGGTCCTCGGCGGCCCCCTCCCGCACGTCATGGCCGCCAAGGCCGTCGCCCTCGCCGAGGCCCGCCGGCCCGCCTTCCAGGACTACGCCCAGCGCATCGTCGACAACTCCCGAGCACTGGCGGAAGGCCTGATGCGCCGGGGTGCGACCCTCGTGACCGGCGGCACCGACAACCACCTCAACCTGATCGATGTCGCCACCTCCTACGGCCTCACCGGCCGCCAGGCCGAGGCCGCGCTGCTCGACTCCGGCATCGTCACCAACCGCAACGCCATCCCGGCCGACCCGAACGGCGCCTGGTACACCTCCGGCATCCGCATCGGTACGCCCGCGCTGACCACGCGTGGACTGGGCACCGCCGAGATGGACGAGGTCGCCGGCCTCATCGACCGCGTCCTCACCACCACCGAGGCCGGCACCACCAAGTCGGGTGCCCCCTCCAAGGCCCAGCACGTCCTCGACCCGAAGGTCGCCGAGGAGATCTCCCACCGAGCCACCGACCTCGTCGCCGGCTTCCCGCTGTACCCGGAGATCGACCTCGGCTGA